A genomic stretch from Vibrio coralliilyticus includes:
- a CDS encoding RseA family anti-sigma factor: MADKEKLSALMDGELVDKALISELEHDQGSLKTWKNYHLIGDVMRGEAPEKPEWNIADSVALALEDEPAHSTFTSGKVTDINEQRTEAQPTPSQARRQLPAWLSQFGQVAVAACVSLAVILGVQQYGGSESGQQDTEQLPVLQTIPFTGSAEPVSLTRSSVEQPSATSEANVQEQRRRINAMLQDYELQLRLNSDSTAEHNDNPETVVE; encoded by the coding sequence ATGGCTGACAAAGAAAAACTTTCAGCACTCATGGATGGAGAGTTGGTTGATAAAGCTTTAATTAGTGAATTAGAGCATGACCAAGGTAGCCTGAAAACCTGGAAAAATTACCATTTGATTGGTGATGTGATGCGAGGTGAAGCACCGGAAAAACCGGAGTGGAACATTGCCGATAGTGTTGCACTTGCTTTAGAAGATGAGCCTGCGCATTCGACGTTTACCTCAGGTAAAGTCACAGACATCAATGAGCAACGCACTGAAGCTCAGCCTACGCCTTCTCAAGCTCGTCGCCAATTACCTGCTTGGCTCAGTCAATTTGGTCAAGTAGCTGTTGCAGCATGTGTGTCATTGGCGGTGATTCTCGGTGTCCAGCAGTATGGTGGCAGTGAATCGGGCCAACAGGATACTGAGCAACTCCCAGTGCTACAAACTATCCCATTTACTGGTAGCGCAGAGCCAGTGAGCTTAACGCGCTCATCGGTTGAACAACCATCAGCAACGAGCGAAGCAAATGTTCAGGAGCAACGTCGTCGTATTAACGCTATGCTTCAGGACTATGAGTTACAGTTGCGTTTAAATAGCGACAGTACCGCAGAGCACAATGACAACCCAGAAACGGTAGTTGAATGA